A genomic stretch from Erwinia sp. E_sp_B01_1 includes:
- the fldA gene encoding flavodoxin FldA, with translation MAIVGIFFGSDTGNTENIAKMIQKQLGKEVAEVQDIAKSSKEDLEAFDILLLGIPTWYYGEAQCDWDDFFPTLEEIDFNGKLVALFGCGDQEDYAEYFCDAMGTIRDIIEPKGAVIVGHWPTEGYHFEASKGLADDTHFLGLAIDEDRQPELTSERTEKWVKQIFDELQLQEIIEA, from the coding sequence ATGGCAATCGTAGGCATTTTCTTTGGCAGCGATACGGGCAATACAGAAAACATTGCAAAAATGATCCAGAAGCAGCTCGGTAAAGAGGTTGCTGAAGTTCAGGATATCGCTAAAAGCAGCAAAGAAGACCTTGAAGCCTTTGATATTCTGCTGCTCGGTATCCCAACCTGGTATTATGGTGAGGCCCAGTGCGACTGGGATGATTTCTTCCCGACGCTGGAAGAAATTGATTTCAATGGCAAACTGGTAGCCCTGTTTGGCTGTGGCGATCAGGAAGATTACGCAGAATACTTCTGCGACGCGATGGGCACCATCCGCGACATCATCGAGCCTAAGGGTGCGGTTATCGTGGGTCACTGGCCAACAGAAGGTTATCATTTCGAAGCCTCTAAAGGGCTGGCGGATGATACCCATTTCCTTGGCCTGGCCATTGATGAAGATCGCCAGCCAGAACTGACCAGCGAACGTACCGAAAAGTGGGTCAAACAAATTTTTGATGAGCTCCAGCTGCAAGAAATCATTGAAGCTTAA
- the ybfE gene encoding LexA regulated protein — protein MAKENTDRTTIDLFADDRRPGRPKTNPLTRDEQLRINKRNQLKRDKVRGLKRVELKMNSDAVDALNELAEQRNMSRSELIEEMVMAQLADQKR, from the coding sequence ATGGCAAAAGAAAACACGGACCGCACCACGATCGATCTGTTCGCAGATGACCGTCGCCCGGGACGACCTAAAACTAATCCGCTTACGCGTGATGAGCAGTTGCGTATCAACAAACGTAACCAGCTCAAGCGCGATAAAGTGCGGGGACTGAAACGCGTTGAGCTGAAAATGAACAGCGACGCAGTGGATGCCCTGAATGAACTCGCTGAGCAGCGTAATATGAGCCGCAGTGAGTTAATAGAAGAAATGGTTATGGCGCAGCTGGCCGACCAGAAGCGCTAA
- the ybfF gene encoding esterase: MKLNARLQSEQSVTSDTPVVLLHGLFGNLDNLSGLARGLKDDCRLVQMDLRNHGLSPRNERMDYQAMAEDVLETLDNEGIDRFSVIGHSMGGKVAMALTSLAPERIEQVVVIDIAPVAYPERRHDAIFAALKAVTDAGITVRSDAAALMRETLEEEGVIQFLLKSFHQGEWRFNVPVLWECYNRIIGWQPLPAGSQPILFIRGELSPYLADEYRDALLAQFPQARAHVVTGAGHWVHAEKPDAVLRAIRRFFAL; encoded by the coding sequence ATGAAATTGAATGCCCGCTTGCAATCTGAACAATCTGTTACCTCTGACACGCCCGTGGTTTTACTGCATGGCCTGTTTGGCAACCTGGATAATCTCTCCGGGCTGGCAAGAGGCTTAAAAGACGACTGTCGTCTGGTGCAGATGGATCTTCGTAATCATGGCTTATCCCCGCGTAATGAGAGGATGGATTATCAGGCTATGGCAGAGGATGTCCTTGAAACCCTGGATAACGAGGGGATAGATCGTTTTTCAGTGATTGGCCATTCGATGGGCGGGAAAGTGGCGATGGCGTTAACTTCACTGGCACCTGAACGCATTGAGCAGGTAGTGGTGATAGATATCGCCCCTGTCGCCTACCCGGAGCGTCGACACGACGCCATTTTTGCCGCTCTGAAAGCAGTAACCGATGCCGGTATAACTGTGCGTAGCGATGCAGCGGCCCTGATGCGTGAGACGCTGGAAGAAGAAGGCGTTATTCAGTTTCTGCTAAAATCTTTCCATCAGGGAGAATGGCGATTCAACGTGCCGGTACTCTGGGAATGCTACAACCGGATTATTGGCTGGCAGCCGTTACCCGCAGGGTCACAACCCATATTATTTATCCGTGGCGAACTTTCTCCTTATCTCGCCGATGAGTACCGTGACGCGCTGCTTGCCCAGTTCCCTCAGGCCCGTGCCCATGTGGTAACCGGTGCCGGTCACTGGGTTCATGCTGAAAAACCTGATGCTGTTTTGCGCGCAATTCGACGTTTTTTTGCGCTGTAA
- the seqA gene encoding replication initiation negative regulator SeqA translates to MKTIEVDEELYRYIASHTQHIGESASDILRRMLKFTAGQSAPAVAVAAGSVSKEAAPVKAESRPQDRVRAVRELMLSDEYAEQKKAVNRFMLILSTLYNQDPKAFAAATDSLLGRTRVYFAGNQQTLIQNGTHTKPQHIPGTPYWVITNTNTDRKRSMVEHIMLSMQFPQELADKVCGTL, encoded by the coding sequence ATGAAAACTATTGAAGTCGACGAAGAGCTATACCGCTATATCGCCAGCCACACTCAGCATATTGGTGAAAGCGCCTCTGACATTTTACGCCGTATGCTTAAATTTACTGCTGGTCAGAGTGCACCTGCAGTTGCAGTAGCAGCCGGGAGCGTTTCGAAAGAAGCCGCACCGGTAAAGGCTGAATCCCGCCCGCAGGATCGCGTTCGCGCTGTTCGCGAGCTGATGTTGTCTGACGAATACGCCGAGCAGAAAAAAGCGGTGAATCGTTTTATGCTGATTTTGTCGACTTTATACAATCAGGATCCCAAGGCATTTGCCGCCGCGACCGACTCCTTGCTTGGCCGCACGCGCGTCTACTTTGCAGGCAATCAGCAGACCCTGATACAGAATGGCACCCATACCAAGCCACAACATATTCCCGGCACACCGTATTGGGTGATCACCAACACCAACACAGATCGCAAACGAAGCATGGTCGAACACATCATGCTGTCAATGCAGTTCCCTCAGGAGCTGGCTGACAAGGTTTGCGGTACCCTCTAA
- the pgm gene encoding phosphoglucomutase (alpha-D-glucose-1,6-bisphosphate-dependent), whose protein sequence is MANHPRAGQPAQQSDLINVAQLTSQYYVLQPDLNNAEHAVKFGTSGHRGSAGRQSFNETHILAIAQAIAEERKKNGITGPCFVGKDTHALSEPAIISVLEVLAANGVDVIVQLDNGYTPTPAISNAILEHNKAGGAQADGIVITPSHNPPEDGGIKYNPPNGGPADTNVTKVVEDRANALIKDGLKDVKRIALDKAWESGHLQEKDLIQPYIEGLAQIVDIPAIQKAGLKIGVDPLGGSGIAYWQRIAEFYNLDLTIVNDSVDQTFRFMHLDKDGVIRMDCSSESAMAGLLALRDKFDLAFANDPDYDRHGIVTPAGLMNPNHYLAVAINYLFQNRPQWGKDVAVGKTLVSSAMIDRVVNDIGRKLVEVPVGFKWFVDGLFDGSFGFGGEESAGASFLRFDGTPWSTDKDGIIMCLLAAEITAVTGKNPQQHYDELAERFGAPSYNRLQASATSAQKAALSKLSPEMVSADTLAGDPITARLTAAPGNGASIGGLKVMTENGWFAARPSGTEDAYKIYCESFLGAEHREKIEKEAVEIVSEVLKNA, encoded by the coding sequence ATGGCCAATCACCCCCGTGCCGGGCAGCCAGCCCAGCAAAGTGATTTGATTAACGTTGCACAGTTAACTTCGCAGTATTATGTCCTGCAACCCGATCTGAATAATGCAGAACATGCGGTGAAATTCGGCACATCTGGCCATCGCGGCAGTGCAGGGCGTCAGAGCTTTAACGAAACGCACATTCTGGCGATTGCTCAGGCAATTGCCGAAGAACGTAAGAAGAACGGCATTACTGGCCCTTGCTTCGTGGGCAAAGATACCCACGCGCTTTCAGAGCCAGCGATCATTTCCGTGCTGGAAGTGCTGGCCGCTAACGGTGTGGATGTGATTGTGCAGCTGGACAATGGCTATACGCCAACCCCAGCCATCTCAAACGCTATTCTTGAGCACAATAAAGCCGGCGGCGCTCAGGCTGACGGTATTGTGATCACGCCTTCGCACAATCCACCGGAAGATGGCGGCATCAAATACAACCCGCCAAACGGTGGCCCGGCCGACACCAACGTCACCAAAGTTGTGGAAGACCGTGCCAATGCGCTGATCAAAGATGGTCTGAAGGATGTTAAGCGCATTGCGCTGGACAAAGCCTGGGAGAGCGGCCATCTGCAGGAGAAGGATCTGATTCAGCCTTATATCGAAGGCCTTGCACAGATCGTTGATATCCCCGCTATTCAGAAAGCTGGCCTGAAAATTGGCGTCGATCCGTTAGGCGGCTCGGGTATCGCTTACTGGCAGCGTATTGCTGAATTCTACAATCTGGATCTGACTATTGTTAATGATTCAGTGGATCAGACGTTCCGCTTTATGCACCTTGATAAAGATGGCGTAATCCGTATGGACTGCTCCTCTGAAAGTGCGATGGCGGGTCTGCTGGCGCTTCGCGACAAGTTCGATCTGGCTTTCGCTAACGATCCGGACTACGACCGTCACGGCATCGTCACGCCAGCTGGCCTGATGAACCCGAACCACTACCTGGCAGTCGCCATCAACTACCTGTTCCAGAATCGTCCACAGTGGGGCAAAGACGTCGCCGTGGGTAAAACGCTGGTTTCCAGTGCGATGATCGACCGCGTAGTGAATGACATTGGCCGTAAGCTGGTGGAAGTGCCGGTTGGCTTCAAATGGTTTGTTGATGGCCTGTTTGATGGCAGCTTTGGCTTTGGCGGTGAAGAGAGCGCTGGCGCCTCTTTCCTGCGTTTTGACGGCACCCCGTGGTCTACCGACAAAGACGGCATCATCATGTGCCTGCTGGCGGCAGAAATCACTGCGGTAACCGGTAAAAACCCACAGCAGCACTACGACGAACTGGCTGAGCGTTTTGGCGCACCAAGCTATAATCGTCTGCAGGCTTCTGCCACCTCCGCACAGAAAGCGGCGTTGTCTAAACTGTCACCGGAAATGGTCAGTGCCGACACGCTGGCGGGCGACCCGATCACTGCGCGTCTGACAGCAGCACCGGGTAACGGCGCTTCTATTGGCGGGTTGAAAGTGATGACGGAAAACGGCTGGTTTGCTGCCCGTCCTTCCGGCACCGAAGATGCCTACAAAATTTACTGCGAAAGCTTCCTGGGTGCAGAGCACCGCGAGAAGATTGAAAAAGAAGCAGTAGAAATTGTCAGTGAAGTGTTGAAAAACGCATAG
- a CDS encoding YbfA family protein, translating into MSLYQSYSLSRIVLRRTAVIVVGLLALPIMVFRQDRARFYSYLHRVWSKTSSQPVWLAQSEAAGCDFL; encoded by the coding sequence ATGAGTCTTTACCAATCCTATTCTTTAAGCCGGATCGTCCTGCGTCGGACAGCCGTCATTGTTGTAGGTTTGCTGGCGTTACCCATAATGGTGTTTCGCCAGGATCGCGCAAGGTTCTACAGCTATTTGCACCGCGTCTGGTCTAAAACCAGCAGTCAGCCGGTCTGGCTGGCCCAGTCAGAAGCCGCAGGCTGCGATTTCTTATGA
- a CDS encoding DUF523 and DUF1722 domain-containing protein, with amino-acid sequence MSEKIPVGISACLLGDKVRFDGGHKRCAFAAEDLAPFIRYEPACPEMAIGLPTPRPALRLTENGEGCDPELCFSNGKGEPVTEAMQSYSEKRIASLHHLCGYIVCAKSPSCGMERVRVYQRDNNNNRKEGTGVFTRELMAQMPWLPVEEDGRLHDPALRENFVERVYTLHEFNELWRSGLTRGKLMAFHSRYKLSLLAHSQPEYREMGRFVAAMAEWSSLEAYAFEYRQRLMDLLKNQATRGNHTNVLMHVQGYFRPQLTSKQRQELASLIEHYRQGLQPLLAPLTLLKHYMSEFPDSYLAQQRYFEPYPEALRLRYGH; translated from the coding sequence ATGAGCGAGAAAATTCCCGTCGGTATCAGTGCCTGCCTGCTTGGCGATAAAGTCCGTTTTGATGGCGGCCATAAACGCTGTGCTTTTGCTGCAGAAGATCTCGCCCCTTTCATACGTTACGAGCCCGCCTGCCCTGAAATGGCCATTGGCTTACCCACTCCCCGTCCTGCTTTACGCCTGACCGAGAACGGTGAGGGCTGCGATCCTGAACTGTGCTTCAGCAACGGTAAAGGCGAGCCAGTGACGGAAGCAATGCAAAGTTACTCTGAAAAAAGGATCGCCTCCTTACATCACCTTTGCGGGTATATCGTTTGTGCCAAATCCCCCAGCTGCGGCATGGAGCGGGTGCGCGTTTATCAGCGCGATAACAACAATAATCGCAAAGAAGGGACGGGCGTTTTTACCCGCGAGCTGATGGCGCAGATGCCGTGGCTGCCAGTGGAAGAAGATGGACGTCTGCATGACCCGGCGTTGAGAGAGAATTTTGTCGAGCGGGTGTATACCCTTCACGAATTCAATGAATTGTGGCGCAGTGGCCTGACCCGCGGCAAATTAATGGCATTCCACAGTCGCTATAAGCTGTCACTGCTGGCCCATTCACAGCCGGAATATCGCGAGATGGGGCGCTTTGTTGCCGCCATGGCAGAGTGGTCCTCACTGGAAGCCTACGCTTTTGAATACCGGCAGAGGCTGATGGATCTGTTGAAAAATCAGGCCACCCGCGGCAACCACACCAACGTACTGATGCACGTTCAGGGGTATTTCCGTCCCCAGCTCACCTCAAAACAACGTCAGGAACTGGCCTCGTTAATTGAGCACTATCGCCAGGGCCTGCAACCTTTGCTGGCGCCGCTCACCCTGCTTAAACACTACATGTCGGAGTTTCCCGACTCCTATCTGGCGCAACAGCGTTACTTCGAACCTTATCCGGAAGCGCTGCGTCTGCGCTACGGCCACTAG
- the phrB gene encoding deoxyribodipyrimidine photo-lyase, which produces MATHLVWLRNDLRIHDNYALHAACRDADATVLALFIATPAQWENHVMAPRQAAFIYQSLLDVQKSLAEKGIPLYSLQCDDFTASVGLLKAFCQKHNVDRLFYNYQYEVNERDRDAAAERELYDLDISSQGFDDSLLLPPGSVLTGSREMYKVFTPFSRAFVKRLHEGLPECVPAPKPRKGAPVEITAAIEPFDYPSEKFDTGLFPVGEKAALHQLRQFCQQAVSDYPGTRDLPAADSTSKISVYLTTGVLSPRQCLHRLLTEHPRALDDGKEFIWLNELIWRDFYRHLLVSWPKLSKHQPFISWTDNVKWQKDDRQLKAWQQGKTGYPIVDAAMRQLNTLGWMHNRLRMIVASFLIKDLLIDWRVGERYFMSQLIDGDLASNNGGWQWAASSGNDAAPYFRIFNPTTQGERFDKNGEFIRKWLPELKNVPDQHIHQPHGWAGNNGAPLDYPLPVVDHKEARKRALAAFEAARE; this is translated from the coding sequence ATGGCTACCCATCTGGTCTGGCTGCGCAACGATCTGCGCATCCATGATAACTACGCTTTGCATGCTGCCTGCCGGGACGCGGATGCGACCGTGCTGGCACTTTTTATCGCTACCCCTGCGCAGTGGGAAAATCACGTCATGGCCCCCCGGCAGGCGGCGTTTATTTACCAAAGTCTGCTTGATGTGCAAAAGTCGCTGGCTGAAAAAGGCATCCCTCTTTACTCGCTGCAATGCGACGATTTCACGGCGTCCGTCGGGCTGCTGAAAGCCTTCTGTCAGAAGCATAATGTTGACCGCCTGTTTTACAACTATCAGTACGAGGTTAACGAACGCGATCGCGATGCCGCGGCAGAGCGGGAGCTTTACGATCTGGATATCTCTTCTCAGGGCTTTGATGACAGCCTGCTGCTGCCGCCCGGAAGTGTGCTGACTGGCAGCCGTGAAATGTATAAAGTTTTTACGCCGTTCAGCCGGGCATTTGTGAAGCGCCTGCATGAGGGGTTGCCCGAATGTGTGCCCGCACCAAAACCCCGGAAGGGCGCGCCAGTTGAGATAACCGCTGCCATTGAGCCTTTTGATTATCCCAGCGAAAAATTTGATACCGGGTTATTCCCGGTGGGTGAGAAGGCTGCATTGCATCAGCTCCGCCAGTTCTGCCAGCAGGCCGTAAGCGACTATCCCGGCACTCGCGATCTCCCTGCAGCGGACAGCACCAGCAAAATTTCCGTTTATCTGACAACCGGCGTACTTTCTCCCCGCCAGTGTCTGCACCGCCTGCTGACAGAGCACCCTCGTGCGCTGGATGACGGCAAAGAATTTATCTGGCTGAACGAACTTATCTGGCGTGATTTTTATCGCCATTTGCTGGTTTCCTGGCCGAAACTCTCCAAACATCAGCCGTTTATCAGCTGGACCGATAACGTTAAGTGGCAGAAAGACGATCGGCAGCTTAAAGCCTGGCAGCAGGGGAAAACCGGTTATCCGATAGTCGATGCTGCTATGCGGCAGCTTAATACGCTGGGCTGGATGCATAACCGGCTGCGGATGATTGTGGCCAGCTTCCTGATCAAAGATCTGCTGATCGACTGGCGGGTTGGCGAGCGTTATTTTATGTCCCAGTTGATTGATGGCGATCTGGCTTCCAATAATGGCGGCTGGCAGTGGGCTGCTTCCAGCGGTAACGATGCCGCACCCTATTTTCGCATCTTCAATCCCACCACTCAGGGTGAACGTTTCGATAAAAACGGCGAATTCATCCGTAAATGGCTGCCGGAACTTAAAAATGTTCCCGATCAGCATATTCACCAGCCACACGGCTGGGCCGGGAATAATGGCGCCCCGCTGGATTATCCACTGCCTGTCGTCGACCATAAAGAAGCCCGCAAACGCGCGTTAGCGGCATTCGAAGCTGCACGAGAATAA
- a CDS encoding type 2 GTP cyclohydrolase I, whose amino-acid sequence MRNTELEKIVNQQLNTAAFKDYGPNGLQVEGRSEVKKIVTGVTACQALLDEAVRLEADAVLVHHGYFWKNEPSVIKGMKRLRLKTLLANDINMYGWHLPLDAHPQLGNNAQLAKLFGIEIRGEVEELLPWGELTDPLTGEQLAQHISQVLGREPLHCGDNAPKLIRRVAWCSGGGQGFIDAAAAFGVDAFISGEVSEQTIHSAREQGLHFFAAGHHATERCGIQALGNWLAENHGLDVTFIDIPNPA is encoded by the coding sequence ATGCGTAATACTGAGCTTGAAAAGATCGTCAACCAGCAGTTAAACACCGCAGCGTTCAAAGACTACGGCCCGAACGGGTTGCAGGTAGAAGGGCGAAGCGAAGTAAAGAAAATTGTTACCGGCGTAACGGCCTGTCAGGCTTTGCTGGATGAGGCTGTCCGGCTGGAAGCCGATGCGGTGCTGGTGCATCACGGCTATTTCTGGAAAAACGAGCCTTCAGTCATTAAGGGCATGAAACGTCTTCGCCTGAAAACGCTGCTGGCTAACGATATCAATATGTACGGCTGGCATTTGCCGCTGGATGCCCATCCGCAACTGGGTAACAACGCGCAGCTGGCTAAGCTTTTTGGCATTGAAATCCGGGGTGAAGTGGAAGAGCTGCTTCCCTGGGGTGAGCTGACCGATCCCTTAACAGGCGAGCAACTGGCCCAGCATATCAGCCAGGTACTGGGACGCGAGCCGCTGCATTGCGGTGATAATGCGCCGAAGCTGATCCGCCGTGTAGCCTGGTGTTCTGGTGGCGGTCAGGGCTTTATTGATGCCGCCGCCGCGTTCGGCGTTGATGCTTTTATCTCCGGAGAAGTCTCCGAGCAGACTATTCACAGCGCCCGTGAGCAGGGGCTGCACTTCTTTGCTGCCGGTCATCACGCTACCGAACGCTGCGGTATCCAGGCGCTGGGCAACTGGCTTGCGGAAAACCACGGGCTGGACGTGACCTTTATTGATATCCCCAATCCCGCCTGA
- the pxpB gene encoding 5-oxoprolinase subunit PxpB: MQRARCYLLGERAVVLELEPPVSLATQQRIWGLSARLMARPEVTEVVPGMNNITVMLSDPQQTALDAIEWLQSWWEKSEALEMTSREMEIPVIYGGKAGPDLEEVARHSGLTPQQVVELHASARYVVYFIGFQPGFPYMAGLDDRLHTPRRAEPRVAVPAGSVGIGGSQTGVYPFTAPGGWQLIGLTDISLFSPENQPPSYLRPGDSVRFVPQKGGIC; encoded by the coding sequence TTGCAACGAGCTCGTTGTTACCTGTTAGGCGAACGCGCGGTAGTGCTTGAGCTTGAACCCCCGGTTTCGCTGGCTACGCAGCAGCGCATCTGGGGGCTGTCAGCACGACTGATGGCACGTCCGGAAGTCACTGAAGTGGTCCCCGGAATGAACAACATTACGGTGATGCTCAGCGATCCGCAGCAGACCGCCCTGGATGCCATTGAGTGGCTGCAATCCTGGTGGGAAAAAAGCGAAGCGCTGGAGATGACCTCCCGTGAGATGGAGATCCCGGTGATCTATGGCGGAAAAGCTGGTCCCGACCTGGAAGAAGTGGCCCGCCACAGCGGTTTGACGCCGCAACAAGTGGTTGAGTTACATGCTTCAGCACGGTACGTGGTCTACTTCATTGGCTTTCAGCCTGGTTTCCCCTATATGGCAGGGCTGGATGACCGCCTTCACACGCCGCGTCGTGCGGAGCCAAGAGTGGCTGTTCCCGCAGGATCTGTGGGTATTGGTGGCAGCCAGACCGGCGTCTATCCCTTTACCGCACCGGGTGGCTGGCAGTTAATCGGCCTGACGGACATCAGTTTATTCTCGCCTGAGAACCAGCCACCTTCTTACTTAAGGCCGGGCGACAGCGTGCGCTTTGTGCCACAAAAGGGGGGCATATGCTGA
- the pxpC gene encoding 5-oxoprolinase subunit PxpC: MLKIIRAGMATTLQDGGRTGWRQYGVGLSGVLDNPAMETANLLVGNAKNSAVLEITLGQFCAAFTRDGWIALTGAGCNAELDGQPVWTGWRTAVKKGQRLTLKMPQRGMRSYLALDGGFAVEPTLGSCSTDAKGGFGGFCGRPLQDGDELPQAEPQKKFIKPVGVRQLLFGNRVRVMMGPEFHEFSHDSREAFWRTAWKLNPQSNRMGYRLQGRPLTRTVKREMLSHGLIPGVIQVPPNGQPIVLMADAQTTGGYPRIGCVIEADLYHLAQIRLGEPIHFVYCTLDEALKARREQQLALEQMAWGVEHES, translated from the coding sequence ATGCTGAAAATTATCCGCGCCGGCATGGCAACTACCCTGCAGGATGGTGGACGGACGGGCTGGCGTCAGTATGGCGTTGGCCTCAGCGGCGTGCTGGATAATCCGGCTATGGAAACGGCAAACCTGCTGGTGGGGAATGCAAAAAACAGCGCCGTGCTGGAAATCACCCTGGGACAGTTTTGCGCCGCGTTCACCCGCGATGGCTGGATAGCCCTTACGGGGGCCGGTTGCAACGCAGAGCTGGACGGTCAACCGGTCTGGACCGGCTGGCGAACCGCCGTGAAAAAAGGGCAGCGACTGACGCTGAAAATGCCGCAGCGTGGGATGCGCAGCTATCTGGCGCTGGATGGCGGTTTTGCTGTCGAGCCAACGCTGGGCTCTTGCAGTACCGATGCAAAAGGGGGCTTTGGCGGCTTTTGTGGCAGACCCCTGCAGGATGGCGATGAGCTTCCGCAGGCTGAACCACAGAAAAAGTTCATCAAGCCGGTCGGCGTCCGTCAGTTACTGTTTGGTAACCGTGTCCGCGTGATGATGGGGCCGGAGTTCCACGAATTCAGTCACGACAGCCGCGAGGCGTTCTGGCGTACCGCCTGGAAACTGAATCCCCAAAGTAACCGCATGGGCTATCGCCTGCAGGGCAGGCCGCTGACCCGCACCGTGAAGCGCGAAATGCTTTCGCACGGGCTGATCCCCGGCGTGATTCAGGTGCCGCCAAACGGGCAGCCGATTGTGCTGATGGCTGATGCGCAAACCACCGGCGGTTATCCCCGCATTGGCTGCGTTATCGAAGCCGACCTGTACCATCTGGCCCAGATCCGTCTGGGGGAACCCATTCATTTTGTCTACTGCACGCTGGACGAGGCGCTGAAAGCCAGACGCGAACAGCAACTCGCGCTGGAACAGATGGCCTGGGGAGTGGAACATGAAAGTTGA
- the pxpA gene encoding 5-oxoprolinase subunit PxpA: MKVDLNADLGEGCGNDRALLQLVSSANIACGFHAGDAQTMRQSVLWALEYGVAIGAHPSFPDRENFGRTRMQLPAETVCAQMIYQIGALQAIARSEGGKLVHVKPHGMLYNQSAQEPELAEAIARAVKAVDPQLVLVGLANSESIRAGKALGLTTREEVFADRGYQADGSLVPRSQPGALVESDEQAIAQTLSMIQQGQVQSLSGEWVKVKADTVCLHGDGAHALAFAARLREAFTQQQIQVTSL; the protein is encoded by the coding sequence ATGAAAGTTGATCTTAATGCCGATCTTGGCGAAGGCTGCGGCAATGACCGTGCGTTACTGCAACTGGTTTCCTCGGCCAATATAGCCTGTGGATTCCATGCGGGTGACGCGCAGACCATGCGTCAGAGCGTGCTCTGGGCGCTGGAATATGGTGTGGCTATTGGCGCGCATCCCAGCTTTCCCGACCGCGAGAATTTTGGCCGCACGCGTATGCAGCTACCGGCGGAAACCGTCTGTGCCCAGATGATCTATCAGATTGGTGCGTTACAGGCTATCGCGCGCAGCGAAGGGGGGAAACTGGTGCATGTCAAACCGCATGGCATGCTCTATAACCAGTCAGCTCAGGAACCTGAACTCGCTGAAGCCATTGCCCGTGCTGTTAAAGCAGTTGATCCCCAACTGGTGCTGGTGGGGCTGGCAAACAGCGAATCCATCCGGGCGGGTAAAGCGCTTGGCCTGACCACGAGAGAGGAAGTGTTCGCCGATCGCGGCTATCAGGCAGATGGCTCGCTGGTACCCCGATCTCAACCGGGTGCGCTGGTTGAAAGTGATGAGCAGGCAATTGCACAGACCTTAAGTATGATCCAGCAGGGCCAGGTTCAGAGCCTGAGCGGTGAGTGGGTGAAGGTTAAAGCCGATACGGTTTGCCTGCACGGTGACGGGGCTCATGCCCTGGCCTTTGCTGCCCGGCTGCGTGAAGCTTTTACTCAACAACAAATTCAGGTTACCAGCCTTTAA
- a CDS encoding DUF969 domain-containing protein produces the protein MENAVNLWPLAGIVAIVIGFLLRFNPVLVVIISGLITGLAAHMPLGDILEKLGSGFLNTRNLPLILLLPLAVIGLLERHGLKERAQAWIAQIKSATAGRLLIVYLFVREITAAMGLTSLGGHPQMVRPLLAPMAEGATENRYGELPDAVRHRLRAMSAATDNVGLFFGEDIFVAFGAIIFMHNFMQESAGIQTEPLHIAVWGIPTALCAFLIHAVRLRRLDKTIAAELATLNNQALKAKGGR, from the coding sequence ATGGAAAATGCAGTGAATTTATGGCCACTGGCGGGGATTGTTGCCATCGTCATTGGCTTTTTACTCCGGTTTAACCCTGTACTGGTGGTGATTATTTCCGGTCTGATCACCGGTCTGGCCGCCCATATGCCGCTGGGCGATATCCTGGAAAAACTGGGGTCTGGCTTCCTGAATACCCGTAATCTCCCGTTAATCCTGCTGCTGCCCCTGGCGGTCATTGGTTTGCTGGAGCGTCATGGCCTGAAAGAGCGTGCCCAGGCATGGATTGCACAGATCAAGAGTGCCACCGCGGGCCGCCTGCTGATTGTCTATCTCTTCGTGCGCGAAATCACCGCAGCGATGGGACTGACCAGCCTGGGTGGGCATCCACAGATGGTGCGGCCTCTGCTGGCACCGATGGCTGAAGGAGCCACAGAAAACCGTTACGGCGAGTTACCGGATGCCGTACGCCATCGCCTGCGGGCCATGTCCGCCGCCACAGATAATGTAGGTCTGTTCTTCGGGGAAGATATTTTTGTCGCTTTCGGCGCGATCATCTTTATGCATAACTTTATGCAGGAGTCTGCTGGTATCCAGACAGAGCCGCTGCACATTGCAGTCTGGGGAATTCCAACTGCCCTTTGTGCCTTCCTGATCCACGCTGTACGCCTGCGCCGTCTCGATAAAACTATCGCCGCCGAACTGGCCACGCTGAATAATCAGGCGCTGAAAGCCAAAGGAGGTCGCTAA